The segment GTCTTTCAATGGCCTGGAATTGGTGATTTGTTTGTAAATGCTGTCCGAGGTCAGAACTATCCACTGGTTATGATGATCTCTTTCCTGTCCGTGACCGCAGTTCTATTTGCCAGTTTTCTGATTGACCTGCTGACTGCACTGCTAGATCCAAGGGTAAAACTTGAGTGACACCAAAATGATGACACGACGCCCAACTCGGCTGGATAAGAAATTCAATACACTCCGTGAAAAAACAGAGAAAGGCACCCTCAAGGCAGCATCAAGCAACCGAGCCCTGAATAAGCTGGCCAGTAATAAGCTAGCCGTACTGGGTCTGGCTTTTGTCACCATCATGATCCTGGCTTCAGTTTTTGCTCCACTTGTGACTCAGTATGACCCCCAGAAGATTGACCTAAGAATGATGCTCAAACCACCTAGTGCAGATCACATTCTTGGTACAGATAAGATTGGCCGAGATGTGTTTGCCCGCATCATTTATGGCGGTCAGATCTCGATCCTGGTGGGGTTGGGAAGTGCCTTGGGAGCAGCGCTCATCGGCGTCAGTATTGGTGCGTACACTGGCTACAAGGGTGGCTGGTGGGACAGCACGTTTCTGAGAATCTCTGAAGTAGTCATGTCCTTCCCCCAGATCATTCTGGTGCTGATGCTGGTGACAATCCTCGGGCAGAGCTTGATGAATCTGATCATCATCTTCACACTGACGGGTTGGGGCAGCCTGTACCGACTAACCCGCGCCCAGATGCTTTCTTTACGTGAGGAGGAGTACGTCCAGGCACTTCGTGCTTTCGGCCTGAATACCTTCACTATCTGCTTCAAGCACATCCTACCGAACGCCCTTGGGCCAATTATGGTCAACATCACTCTGAGTACGGCGATGTTCATCTTGCAGGAAGCAGGACTCAGTTTCCTGGGTCTCGGTGTTCCCCTTAACATCCCAACCTGGG is part of the SAR324 cluster bacterium genome and harbors:
- a CDS encoding ABC transporter permease, with amino-acid sequence MTRRPTRLDKKFNTLREKTEKGTLKAASSNRALNKLASNKLAVLGLAFVTIMILASVFAPLVTQYDPQKIDLRMMLKPPSADHILGTDKIGRDVFARIIYGGQISILVGLGSALGAALIGVSIGAYTGYKGGWWDSTFLRISEVVMSFPQIILVLMLVTILGQSLMNLIIIFTLTGWGSLYRLTRAQMLSLREEEYVQALRAFGLNTFTICFKHILPNALGPIMVNITLSTAMFILQEAGLSFLGLGVPLNIPTWGNILNVAQDLRILQNYWWVWLPSAVTISLFVLAINFVGDGLRDTTDPTMQG